A part of Thalassophryne amazonica chromosome 3, fThaAma1.1, whole genome shotgun sequence genomic DNA contains:
- the LOC117507834 gene encoding gastrula zinc finger protein XlCGF8.2DB-like, with product MNNLERQKERQARRNPFSCFDRSKTQKQKDKHIRIHTGQKPFVCSECGQRCGHKSTLKTHMIIHTGQKPFGCSECGQRFGRKSHLKGHMIIHTGQKPFVCSECGQRFGLQSNLNKHMISHTGQKPFVCSECGQRFGRKSTLNRHMIIHTGQKPFVCSECGQTFGLRSSLNKHMIIHTGQKQFGCSECGQSFAHKTYLNKHMIIHTGQKAFVCSECGQRFGRKSTLNRHIIIHTQ from the exons ATGAACAACTTAGAGAGgcaaaaggagaggcaagcaagaagaaaTCCATTTAGCTGTTTTGATCGGAgtaaaacacagaaacagaaggacaaacacattagaattcatacaggacaaaaaccatttgtctgttctgagtgtggtcaaagatgtggacataagagcactCTGAAAAcacatatgataattcatacaggacaaaaaccatttggctgttctgaatgtggtcaaagatttggacgaaagagccacctgaaaggacacatgataattcatacaggacaaaaaccatttgtctgttctgaatgtggtcaaagatttggactacagAGCAacttgaacaaacacatgattagtcatacaggacaaaaaccatttgtctgttctgagtgtggtcaaagatttggacgaaagagcactttgaacagacacatgataattcatacaggacaaaaaccatttgtctgttctgagtgtggtcaaacatTTGGACTAAGGAgctctctgaacaaacacatgataattcatacaggacaaaaacaatttggctgttctgaatgtggccaAAGCTTTGCACACAAGACctacctgaacaaacacatgataattcatacagggcaaaaagcatttgtctgttctgagtgtggtcaaagatttggacgaaagagcactctgaacagacacataataattcata CACAGTGA